From Nocardioides faecalis:
TCGGAGCCCAGCCGACCGAGGAGCGTCGCGCGGCGGCCGACGGCATCGTCGAGGTCGGCCGCGCCGGCGGCGTCGAGGAGACCGCCGATGACGCTGAGGCCGTTCTCGTTCGCCTCGCCGATCTCGAAGTGCCGGTGGTCGGAGGCGTCCTTGCGGCGAGCCTCGGCGGCTTCCGGGTCATGTCTGAGGATCGCGGTCGCGACGATGCGGTCCAGCGCCGCCCACCCCACGCGACCGACCCTCGATGCGACTTGGCGGTCCACGAACGCCGCAGCCTCTGCGTTCAATCCGTGGGTCAGGTCGGCGACGCGTTCGGCCCGCCAGGTGGCGACCTTCCCGGCCATCACCTGGCCGTAGAGCAGAGGCAGCCGCCAAGCGCACTCGACGATCCGACCGACATAGATCCGTCCGCCGTCGGGTGAGCGGCCCAGCACCGCGATGAGCTCCATCAGGTTGAACTCCGACACCAGCGGAGCACCCGTCCCAGCGATGGGGACCCCGGTGTCGACGAAGGAGTCGCGGACGGTGGCGGCGTGCTCGGGTGCATCCACGACGTTCTGGTCCGCCCACGCGACGATGGCGGCCCATTCATCGATCATCAGGGCGGCGCGACGTCGAACGCCGGCGCTGAGCACGTTGAGCAGCTCGGCGACCGGACGGCCGTCGTGCTCCGCGACTGCGGTGCTGCTCCTGAGATCCATACCTGGATTCTCCTCCGACCCTCCGACACAACTCCGCCTGTCGGCGCCGGGGGTTCGAGGCTCGGCCAGGGGTGATCCCGCGTGCCTCGAACCTGCATGGCGCTGCAGGAGCTGCCGGCCATGGACGCAGCACCGGCCGCCGTCGACGAGGTCGACGACGGCCGGTCCTGACGAACCAGACCCGCGGGGGAGCCTCAGATGCCGATCGGGTGCCAGACGGTCTTGTGCTCGACGAACGCGGTCATCGGCGACAGACCCGGGTCGGCCGACCAGTCCGGCTCGGCGGCCGGGGCGCGTCGTACCCGCTTGAGGTTGTCGGCAGCGGCCACCTCCAGCGAGGTGGCCAGCTCGGCGGCACCCTCGAGGCCGGCGACGCCGGTCAGGTCGATGGCGTTGACGTCCATGTGCGAGGCCAGCCACGGGCCCAGCGCCGCGGCGTCGCCGGTGAGGATGTTGATCACGCCACCGGGCACGTCGGAGGTGGCCAGCACCTCGGCGAAGGTGACCGCCGCCAGCGGCCGGGCGTACGACGACACGACCACCGCCGTGTTGCCGGTGACCACGACCGGCGCCACCGTCGAGACCAGCCCGAGCAGCGAGGACGCCTGCGGCGCGAGCACGCCGACGACGCCGGTCGGCTCGGGGGCGGTGTGGTTGAGGAAGGGACCGGCGACGGGGTTGGCGTTGCCGATCACCTGGCCGAGCTTGTCCGCCCAGCCGGCGTACCAGACGAGCCGGTCCACAGCGGCGTCCACCTGCGCGCGGGCGGCGGCGGCGCTGGCGCCCTCGGACTGGCGCACCGCGTCCTCGAACTGGGCGCGCCGGTCCTCCATCACCTCGGCGACCCGGTAGACGACCTGGCCGCGGTTGAACGCGGTGCGGGTCGACCAGCCGCCGAACGCCTTGCGGGCGGCGCCGACCGCGTCGCGGACGTCCTTGCGGGAGGCGAGGGCTGCGTTGGCCACGAACTTCCCCTTGCTGTCGGCGACCTCGTAGGAGTAGCCGGACTCCGAGCGCGGGAACGCGCCGCCGATGTAGAGCTTGTAGGTCTTGCGGACGTCGATCCGGGCCATCAGAGGTCCTCTCCCTGCAGGTAGGAGGCCAGGCCCTGGCGGCCGCCCTCGCGGCCGTAGCCGGACTCCTTGTAGCCACCGAACGGGCTGGCCGGGTCGAACTTGTTGAACGTGTTGGCCCAGACCACGCCGGCGCGCAGCTTGTCGGCCATGTGCAGGATCCGCGAGCCCTTCTCGGTCCACACCCCTGCGGACAGCCCGAACGGGGTGTTGTTGGCCTTCTCCACCGCCTCGGCGGGGGTACGGAAGGTCAGCACGGACAGCACCGGGCCGAACACCTCCTCGCGGGCGATGCGGTGGGCCTGGGTGACGCCGGTGAAGACGGTCGGCGGGAACCAGAAGCCGGAGGTCGGCAGCTCGCACGCCGGCGACCAGCGCTCGGCGCCCTCGTCGTCGCCGGCCCCGGCGAGCTCGGTGATCCGGGCCAGCTGCTCGGCGGAGTTGATCGCACCGATGTCGGTGTTCTTGTCCAGTGGGTCGCCCAGGCGCAGCGTGCCCATCCGGCGCTTGAGCCGGCCGAGCAGCTCCTCGGCGATCGACTCCTGCACCAGCAGCCGGGAGCCGGCGCAGCACACGTGGCCCTGGTTGAAGAAGATGCCGCCGACGATGCCCTCGACCGCCTGGTCGATGGCGGCGTCATCGAAGACGATGTTGGCGGCCTTGCCGCCCAGCTCCAGGGTGACCTTCTTGTTCGTGCCGGCCACCGTGCGGGCGATCTGCTTGCCCACGGCGGTGGAGCCGGTGAACGCGACCTTGTCCACGTCCGGGTGCGCGACCAGCGCCTGCCCGGTCGCGCCGGCACCGGTGACGATGTTGACGACGCCCGGCGGCAGGTCGGCCTGCTGGCAGATCTCGGCGAACAACAGGGCGCTCAGCGGCGTGGTCTCGGCGGGCTTGAGCACCACCGTGTTGCCGCAGGCCAGGGCGGGCGCGATCTTCCAGGCCAGCATCATCAGCGGGAAGTTCCACGGGATGACCTGACCGGCCACACCGAGCGGCTGGGGGTTGGCGCCGAGACCGGCGTGCTCGAGCTTGTCGGCCCAGCCGGCGTAGTAGAAGAAGTGCGCGGCGGCCGTCGGCACGTCGACGTCGCGGCTCTCCTTGATCGGCTTGCCGTTGTCGATGGTCTCCAGGACCGCCAGCTCACGGCCGCGCTCCTGGATGATCCGGGCGATCCGGAACAGGTACTTGGCGCGCTCGGAGCCGGGCATCCGCGACCAGCCGCGGAACGCCTGACGAGCGGCGCGCACCGCCCGGTCGACGTCGGCCTCGTCGGCCTGGGCGACCTCGGCAAGCGTCTCCTCGGTGGCCGGGTTGATCGTCTTGAACGACGCCCCGCTGCCCTCGACGAACTCGCCGCCGATGAACAGGCCGTAGGACGGCTTGATGTCGACGATGCTGCGCGACTCCGGAGCCGGTGCGTACTCGAAACCCATCTCTGCCTCAGTCCAGGGTGAAGTAGTCGGGGCCGCTGTAGCGGCCGGTGGTGAGCTTGGTGCGCTGCATCAGCAGGTCGTTGAGCAGCGTGGAGGCGCCGAAGCGGAACCAGTCCGGGTCCAGCCAGTCGTCGCCGACGACCTCGTTGACCATCACGAGGTACTTGATCGCGTCCTTGGCGGTACGGATGCCGCCCGCCGGCTTCACGCCGATCTGCACGCCGGTGGCCTCACGGAAGTCGCGCACGGCCTCCAGCATCACCATGGTGACCGGCAGGGTGGCCGCGGGCTGCACCTTGCCGGTGGAGGTCTTGATGAAGTCCGCGCCGGCGAGCATCGCCAGCCACGAGGCGCGCCGCACGTTGTCGTAGGTCTGCAGCTCGCCGGTCTCGAAGATCACCTTCAGGTGCGCGTGTGAGCCGTCGGGACGCGCACACGCCTCCCGGGTGGCGACGATCTCCTCGAAGACCTGCAGGTAGCGCCCCGACAGGAACGCGCCACGGTCGATGACCATGTCGATCTCGTCGGCACCGGCCGCGACCGCGTCGCGGGTGTCGGCGAGCTTGACGTCCATCGACGCCCGGCCCGAGGGGAACGCGGTGGCGACGGCGGCGACGTTGACCGCGTCGCCGACGACCTGCTTCACCTCGCCGACCAGGTCGCCGTACACGCACACGGCGGCGACCGAGGGGCAGGTCGGGTCGGCCGGGTCAGGGCGCAGCGCCTTGGCGGCCAGGGCCCGCACCTTGCCGGGGGTGTCCTGGCCCTCGAGGGTGGTGAGGTCGACCATCCGGATGGCCAGGTCGAGTGCCCAGGCCTTGGCGGTGGTCTTGATCGAGCGGGTGCCCAGTGCGGCGGCGCGGGCCTCCGCCCCGACCTGGTCGACACCGGGGAGACCGTGCAGGAAGCGGCGCAGCGTGGTGTCGCTGGCGCTCACGTCGGAGTACGCCGCGAGTCCCGGTCGGGGATCTGCGGAGGCGGAGGTCGGCATCGGGCCAGTCTAAGGTTGCCGACGTGCAGAGCGAAGGTGGCGAGGAGGCCCGCAAGCCGCAGCGGTTCCGGGCGGGTGGGGTCACCGTCGGTGTCCTCGGGCTGGTGGTCGTGGCCGTCGTCCTGGTCGTCGGCACCGTGGACGACCGCGGCGACTTCCCGGCCTGGGCGTATCCGTGCGGCCTGGCCGTGGCGGTGGTGATCTGGGCGGTGATGATCCGCCCTGCGCTGGTGCTGGGCGAGGACGAGATGGAGCTGCGCAACGTCTTCCACAGCCGCTGGATCCCCTACGCCGAGGTGGTCGAGGTCCGGGTCGCCCAGGTGACCATCGTGCACACCGAGGACGGTCGGTACGTCGGCAGCGGGTTCGGGCGCAGCCGGACGGCGATCCGACGCGACGGCAAGCACGTCGCGGGCACGACCGACGGCCGTCCGCGCGCGGAGAAGGTGTCCGCCGGCCAGCTCGTCGAGGACCTGCTGCAGCGCCGCGTGCGCGCGGCGCAGGAGCAGCAGACCCTGGCCGCCGGCGCGGACGTTGACGGCACGCCCACCGCGTCCCGCGTGCGCCGCGTCTGGTCTTGGCCGGTGCTCGTGCTGCTCGCGGTCTCGGTGGCCGCGACCGTGGTGCTCGCCCTGGTGGGCTGAGGCTTAGGCGAGGGGGCTCAGGCGCGGGGCCTCAGGCGAGGGGGCTCAGATCCCCGCCGCGGCCGCGATGTCGGTGCGCAGCGCCACCAGGCTGGTGGCGGCCTCGGCGCGGG
This genomic window contains:
- a CDS encoding aldehyde dehydrogenase family protein, with the translated sequence MARIDVRKTYKLYIGGAFPRSESGYSYEVADSKGKFVANAALASRKDVRDAVGAARKAFGGWSTRTAFNRGQVVYRVAEVMEDRRAQFEDAVRQSEGASAAAARAQVDAAVDRLVWYAGWADKLGQVIGNANPVAGPFLNHTAPEPTGVVGVLAPQASSLLGLVSTVAPVVVTGNTAVVVSSYARPLAAVTFAEVLATSDVPGGVINILTGDAAALGPWLASHMDVNAIDLTGVAGLEGAAELATSLEVAAADNLKRVRRAPAAEPDWSADPGLSPMTAFVEHKTVWHPIGI
- a CDS encoding HNH endonuclease signature motif containing protein, translated to MDLRSSTAVAEHDGRPVAELLNVLSAGVRRRAALMIDEWAAIVAWADQNVVDAPEHAATVRDSFVDTGVPIAGTGAPLVSEFNLMELIAVLGRSPDGGRIYVGRIVECAWRLPLLYGQVMAGKVATWRAERVADLTHGLNAEAAAFVDRQVASRVGRVGWAALDRIVATAILRHDPEAAEARRKDASDHRHFEIGEANENGLSVIGGLLDAAGAADLDDAVGRRATLLGRLGSEDSLDVRRSIAVGELARNDLELDLLTTDEETGEVTVRSAGRKAEISVHITDTMLNEVAGEVNAVGRWHDGRRPVLKEQIREWLRTATSITVQPVIDLADCDPVNRYEIPARHRKQVELRDTTCRFPGCSRRAERCDLDHRIPHADGGSTCPCNEFPCCRRHHRAKTHSGWRYFVLMPGHLLWRSPHGWFFHVGPNGTQALDPPGHWPDALADPSLVPAA
- a CDS encoding aldehyde dehydrogenase family protein, giving the protein MGFEYAPAPESRSIVDIKPSYGLFIGGEFVEGSGASFKTINPATEETLAEVAQADEADVDRAVRAARQAFRGWSRMPGSERAKYLFRIARIIQERGRELAVLETIDNGKPIKESRDVDVPTAAAHFFYYAGWADKLEHAGLGANPQPLGVAGQVIPWNFPLMMLAWKIAPALACGNTVVLKPAETTPLSALLFAEICQQADLPPGVVNIVTGAGATGQALVAHPDVDKVAFTGSTAVGKQIARTVAGTNKKVTLELGGKAANIVFDDAAIDQAVEGIVGGIFFNQGHVCCAGSRLLVQESIAEELLGRLKRRMGTLRLGDPLDKNTDIGAINSAEQLARITELAGAGDDEGAERWSPACELPTSGFWFPPTVFTGVTQAHRIAREEVFGPVLSVLTFRTPAEAVEKANNTPFGLSAGVWTEKGSRILHMADKLRAGVVWANTFNKFDPASPFGGYKESGYGREGGRQGLASYLQGEDL
- the deoC gene encoding deoxyribose-phosphate aldolase, which produces MPTSASADPRPGLAAYSDVSASDTTLRRFLHGLPGVDQVGAEARAAALGTRSIKTTAKAWALDLAIRMVDLTTLEGQDTPGKVRALAAKALRPDPADPTCPSVAAVCVYGDLVGEVKQVVGDAVNVAAVATAFPSGRASMDVKLADTRDAVAAGADEIDMVIDRGAFLSGRYLQVFEEIVATREACARPDGSHAHLKVIFETGELQTYDNVRRASWLAMLAGADFIKTSTGKVQPAATLPVTMVMLEAVRDFREATGVQIGVKPAGGIRTAKDAIKYLVMVNEVVGDDWLDPDWFRFGASTLLNDLLMQRTKLTTGRYSGPDYFTLD